Proteins encoded by one window of Rhodamnia argentea isolate NSW1041297 chromosome 6, ASM2092103v1, whole genome shotgun sequence:
- the LOC115741457 gene encoding phosphomethylethanolamine N-methyltransferase yields the protein MAAQGDEREVQKSYWIEHSADLTVEAMMLDSKASDLDKEERPEILSLLPPYAGKSVLELGAGIGRFTGELAQKAGQLLALDFIDSAIKKNASINGHHKNVKFLCADVTSPELKIAENSVDLIFSNWLLMYLSDTEVENLAERMAKWLKVGGYIFFRESCFHQSGDSKRKHNPTHYREPRYYTKVFKECHMRDSSGDLYELSLVGCKCIGAYVRNKKNQNQICWTWQKVKSDNDRGFQRFLDNVQYKCSGILRYERVFGQGFVSTGGIDTTKEFVAKLELRPGQKVLDVGCGIGGGDFYMAENFDVEVVGIDLSINMVSFALERAIGLKCSVEFEVADCTKKSYPENTFDVIYSRDTILHIQDKPALFRSFFKWLKPGGKVLISDYCKHAGTPSPEFAGYIKQRGYDLHDVQAYGQMLRDAGFSEVIAEDRTDQFLKVLEKELNAVEKDKDAFISDFSEEDYNDIVGGWKAKLTRSSSGEQRWGLFIAKKK from the exons ATGGCTGCTCAAG GGGACGAACGCGAGGTGCAGAAGAGCTACTGGATCGAGCACTCGGCGGACCTGACCGTCGAGGCCATGATGCTCGACTCCAAAGCTTCGGATCTCGACAAAGAAGAGCGTCCTGAG ATCCTTTCTTTACTCCCACCATATGCCGGAAAATCAGTTCTGGAACTCGGGGCTGGCATTGGTCGCTTTACTGGTGAGTTAGCCCAGAAAGCTGGTCAGCTTTTGGCTCTCGACTTCATTGATAGTGCGATCAAGAAG AATGCAAGCATCAACGGGCATCATAAGAATGTCAAGTTTCTGTGTGCTGATGTGACATCCCCGGAATtgaaaattgcagaaaattCTGTGGACTTGATATTCTCTAATTGGTTACTTATGTATCTATCAGACACGGAG GTTGAGAATTTGGCTGAAAGGATGGCCAAATGGTTGAAGGTTGGTGGATATATATTTTTCCGTGAATCTTGCTTCCACCAATCTGGAGACTCTAAGAGGAAACATAACCCTACCCATTATCGAGAACCCAGATACTACACAAAG GTTTTCAAAGAATGCCACATGCGTGATTCATCTGGCGATTTGTATGAACTTTCTCTTGTTGGATGCAAGTGCATTGGAGCTTATGTgagaaacaaaaagaatcaGAATCAG ATTTGCTGGACATGGCAGAAGGTCAAGTCAGACAACGATAGAGGCTTTCAGCGATTCTTGGACAATGTTCAGTATAAGTGTAGTGGCATACTACGTTACGAGCGTGTCTTTGGGCAAGGCTTTGTGAGCACAGGCGGGATTG ATACTACTAAAGAATTTGTGGCAAAGCTGGAACTCCGGCCTGGTCAGAAAGTTTTAGATGTTGGGTGTGGCATTGGTGGAGGAGACTTCTACATGGCAGAGAATTTTGATGTTGAGGTCGTCGGCATTgatctttccataaatatggtCTCTTTTGCTCTCGAGCGTGCCATTGGACTCAAATGCTCTGTTGAATTTGAGGTTGCCGACTGCACCAAGAAAAGTTACCCTGAGAATACATTTGACGTGATCTACAGTCGTGACACAATACTGCATATTCAA GACAAACCTGCACTATTCAGATCCTTCTTTAAGTGGTTGAAGCCTGGAGGTAAAGTTCTTATTAGTGATTACTGCAAACATGCCGGAACTCCTTCACCAGAGTTCGCGGGATATATTAAGCAAAGAGGGTATGATCTCCATGATGTACAGGCATATGGTCAG ATGCTTAGGGATGCTGGATTTTCTGAGGTCATAGCAGAGGATCGAACCGACCAG TTCCTTAAAGTTCTGGAGAAAGAACTAAATGCTGTTGAGAAGGACAAAGATGCATTCATAAGTGACTTTTCTGAA GAAGACTATAATGATATAGTTGGGGGCTGGAAGGCGAAGCTGACGAGGAGTTCATCGGGCGAGCAACGATGGGGTCTATTCATCGCCAAGAAAAAGTGA